Sequence from the Cucumis sativus cultivar 9930 chromosome 1, Cucumber_9930_V3, whole genome shotgun sequence genome:
aaaaaagacaaaagtgaATCTTACACGTAAGAATAAGTCGATTTTATCATTCTTTGATTGATTCTTGTTTTGTAGGGAATATAtgtacacatatatatatatattataagtgATGAGTTAACTTGATTGGTCTCTCCAACTTCtaatttgtaaagaaaaaggcaTTTGATCTTTCATTGAAGTAGAGTTTGTGTTGTACAAGGAAAGTTGCTAAATTGGAAGTAGCGTAGGCAGATGTACTTCAAATTAAAGGAACTATTAGAACTTAAGAGTACACATAACTCAACCACAACATTTTGATTGGTAGTTTCTTTTGCCAATATTCAAACTTTGAATTGGTTGTACCAATGGCCAATATGGTATATGATCTTAAAATGTCATTCACATCTTATTTAGATTGATTATGTGATACTACAATTACAATTCTTTCtcatgtttataaatattttgctatattttaaaataacatttttagatataattatttactcttttaaaacatttttatataaataaaaaccatttttatataaataaaaattaaatctaaacgtcgtgtaccaaataatccttaaaaaatcatttagatttggataaccaaatatattacgcgtgtgacgttttttaaattgttctttagagtgaaaaatattttagcgttttgttatattttgtaaaatatcccataatttttctttcaaattattaatattttgtaaaatatcccataatttttctttcaaaatctgTGAAGGAACATATTTGACAACTTAGTCCATTAGTGAAATATTTATGTCAAAATAAGTTGGGTCACGTAGAATATTTCATCACAATGTAagtccaaatttaaatttgtccAATTTAACTAGAAACTTCACATcacaaatttgtaaaatgatcacttaaacttaaaaaacaaatgaaatgtATGATCGAGAagtaaaccctaaaccccatTCTCCAAAACTCACAACAAGACatgtactttttaaaataaataaacaaataaaatgcaatccttaattaattaaaagaaaagatatgcAAGATTACTGAATAAACAAGtttccaaacaaaaataattgctataaaaacaaattatttatgttaGAAAACATTGCATCAAAGAAAACTATACCTAAAACACCAACACAAGGAAGCCAACTGAGTCCATTAAAGTTACTTGTCATCGCAATTCTTGAATCCAAAAGCTTTGGatcaataatttgatttcatatGAACCTCAACAAACCTTACATCaaccaaaaaaccaaaaacttattTGATTGTTAACCTTTGTCACCATTTACAGATAGTTGTCCCTGTTCTTGTGTTGCTTTTAATGCAtttctttgttattgtttCTAAAGTTGATGCAGTTCTCTGCATAACAATAGGTGATAGGTCTAAGGTTTTTAAACAGAACAAACACGAGTCTTTACAATTCTTGCACTGCAATTTTTAGAGTTTGcatcaaatattttgtaggAAAAAGTTTTTGTTGAACCTAAGAAAGCtatccaaatttttttttcttttttaaaaaagagagattttaATAGTTCCAAAAACAATTAGTGGTGTAGGGCTTTAAAacttaataactaaaaaaaaataaataaaaagaaaagtagaataaTAAATACCGATAGTAATCTATGGCTGACATAGGTAATAAATTAAAGGGGAACAAATGTTCATAATGCTATTCTAATCTCAAATGTAATTTCTGATATATTACGGATTAAAAAGCTATTCCCAATGCACCACACAACATGAAGGAGTGGAGGGCGCACAAATATTGTGTTATTCTTAGCTAATCAAACTGTTGAGCCGTGTACAAAACCTGGATTGAaccatataaatataagagGCTGCCTAAAACTAGTTTTTGAAAGTAAAACTTCCTAAAAGTTCTTTCCtccaaagaaaacaaaaacaaaaaagacaatCTCAGGCAGATTTCAACTTAGCTGAAGTTGAAGCAAGGTGGGAAAGGGTCCTGTGTCCCAAAAATACCAAAAGAATACCTAAGATGCCCACTGCTTTCAAGGTTGTAAACAAGTCCAACTGCGCAAAGAGAATGAATTTCATCGTTAAAGCCatgttgaaacaaaaatttcatgtaatttTTCTCATCCAAACCATAGAATTTACATATGGCACCTACCTTCAACCAAAAGAACGTGTAAAGCAGGATAACTGCTGCAATGCTAAGATGGAAGAGAAAGGCGAAGGTGGCAGGTACTGTTGAAGTCGGGAAGTTCTTTAGATTCACACCCAATCGCAATAGCTATCCACACATAAACAAAGGTAAGGTTAATACGTTATTAAGAGTTGATTGATGGTGACACATTGCAAAgcatatacaaaataaaaaaaattggatgtATATCAACGGGTTCAACATCAACTCTCAAAATCATGGACATTTTGATGCAAATATGAACGTCAATTGATACTCCAGAAATAAAAGGACTCACCCCAACCAGAAATCCAAGGAAGGGTAAAAATGTGAGGCCCAAAAAAGTAAGAGAGAGCTCCTTAGGTGGACGCTTTTCAGGAGCCCTGAAGATGTGACTTATTTCAGCTTTGGGTCCATAACGTGTGTAAAGATCGACAGGCTGTAGAGGTGGACGAGCTGCCTTCTCTGGTGCCTCGGGTAGATCCAAGTCAATATGACCAATAACCCGTAAGAAAGAATTCTCctgaagaaaggaaaacccAGGCTTACTTAGAAGATTCCAAAGTAAATTGTagaaatgatattaaaaatagaaactgAAATTACCATGACAGCATCACCAACAGTTAACTGAATGTCGTATTGACCTGAGAGATAGAAAAACTTCTCAACCAACCCAAGGAAATCctatagagaaaaaaatccaaacatGAGCacaattataattttacttaaCTTGGTTCATCAACTAATCAAATATAGAAACTAGTTGGCATAAATAAATGTCAATCTCACAATAAGAGAAATATGAGAATTCTGGGAAGAACATGAACATAACTTCACAATTTTCTTCCagtagaaataataaataactcTATTTACTAACTATAGAactatttgaagaaatttcagaactttttcttttcttttcacataGTCTCTATTCTCAtgattatcaaaatattgatgTTCTGTCCACCTTAATGTTGTTCAGAGGCACAAAGCTTGAACAAGTTCATTAAGAAGCTTGATTGCAACGGAGAGCAAATTGTCACTTATGCTGAACATTACAGTTACATCAACAAGGAATCCTCTTCTGACAACATATTCAGATCCATAGGTGTGTAGTTGtgttgtattgttttttaacaAGCAGCAGCACCAGTTATACAGCTCActaaattgtaaaatgaaAGGAAGTTTCATGAAAATAGGGAAAATGGGTTTCACAAACTTAACTAGAAttagttcaaattttttgcCAGAGCCGTTGACCACAAAAATATGTTCAACACCACTTTCATGCCTCAGCTTGAGAAAAGCCTACAACAAAGCAAACTTGTCATTTGTCAAAACAGTAAAAGAAACAGTGATGGAACGATGAGACGCGATTACATACTTGATGCGGTTTAAAACCGTGCCCTTGTGGTGTGGCCAGTTGAAATAATAGACGCAGTTTCTGCAGGTGGTTTGCTGACAATGAAACAACACTCTCACCAACTAGATCAAGCCTGGATGAATCcgaaatgaaaaattatatctctttacttccaaaattaaaagcataaaaGACAATCAAAAGCATTTAGAGAACTCCATATTAAATCAATAACTAGTTGATTTGAAAACATTAATGAAAATAGCATAATAATGATTACTTCTTCTGGGTCTCGACACTCCCTAGATCGCTATCAAGAACTGCAATCTCTGCATTCTCAATTTTGACAACTCCTGAGATATATATTGGAACTTGAATCTTCCCACCAGTGGCATATTTATCCATATGCTCTGAATCATGAAGAACAACCTAGAAAAAGTgtaaagaatattttcaacaGATCATGGGACAAACTCCAAAAGCATGtgctaaataaaattataagaaaaataaattacctcAAACACGAAGACATAGTTTCCAACATCAAAGGTCTTGGGGAAAGCATCCAAGATATGTAGACCAGACAGAGGATCAAACTTGAGTTCCTataattccaaaaacaaagaagaacaATAGTAAGTAACAAATGAAGTGAcgttaatttatcaaattcaaaacaaacacCTGAATTAAATGGAACGCTTTCAGTTTATAACATTCAAATACAATGAAGCAAATATGAAGAATATTAACTATCAGACCTGGCTGCTGATAATGGAAGTGTCTTTTGAACCAGATAGAAAAGCTTTAACTATCTTCACAGTTAAAGGAGGTGCAGCTGAACCAAGCACAGTATTCATGCTAACCTGATAAAATTTAACGTTAATTATAATCCACcaatgaatttgaataaaagGCTCCATCTCGAACAGGCTGTAAGCTCAAAAGACATAAAGGAATGCACAACATCAACCAGAAGACAActtttgtaacaattttgtCGTACACATTCGTTTCCAATTAGTTTATCAATATGCATATGTAAAAACTcattaaatctaaacaatacTTTATGATAAGCCTAATTCAAATCCTGAAGTAAACGGACTAGATTATTACAAACTAACATTTAGAAACttaattgttacaaaattgaaagttacaAGATAAAGTTcaagactaaattgttacttccaaaaaatatttcaggAACCAAAACTAACTTataccaaatttataaaattaagttaaactTGGTTCTTACTTTTCTccattaaattatatttattcgttcaccaattatttttcataaaaacaaacttcCCTAAGAAAGTCATAAGCACAAAAGACCAGTGGCACAACAGCACTAACAACAATGCACCTCCTTTAATGCTAAAATCTGTAGGCTAAATTTGATTCTGATATCATGCCTGTATCAAAACCATAACATAGTGATCTAAACCAGATTCTATATTAAACTCACgaataaaacaaatgaaatgcCCATACCCCTTAACCCATTGGTGAACAAACAAGTAATTTTGAGAATACTTCTAGAAGATGCTATGGTAATTAAAGCaagtttagaagaagaataaacCTTCAgtttgtcttcctttgttaATGAAAGAACAGTAGCTGGAAGAGATAAAATCAACGGAATAGAAAACCTGTGGCAAGAAAACAGAATTGAAACAAGAAATCCAAGCAATAATGGtatgagaaacaaaatattctaTCATGTAAAGAAGACCAAGTGGCCAAACAAGACACCCAACCCTATTGTAAAAAGTcaatctatttctttttattgaagtTCATGAGAGGCTCTAGTcttaccaaaaaaagaaacaaaccttCAATACAAGTTACAGAAAATACAAGACAATAGTTTGCCCCTTCAACTGAAACAAATATTCAGAATATGCAGCACTTACAATTGAAAAGGATAGACAAACTGAGTTCTATATCAAAGTAAACTAATAGTTCCAGTGTGTCCCACAGGTTATTTAACCTTCCAATTGACAATAGCAAAACGATATATATTTCCTCTACCTTCTTGAGAgacaataaaaatgaaatatacatatatatataccaaagTATACAAAGATAAGGCATTCCAAGGCTTCAagcaataaataaaagaagcaCTAGcgttcatattttttattcgtaataaaaaaagaatgattatGGGTAGGGtacataacatatatatagagCTCAAATGAAAGCCACTTGAGGCGCTAGCCTCAAAGCTTATGGTGTGCACCTCAACACCTTAAGCTCAATTTcccatcttttcttctttttcctctttcttcttttttgtagCATTTAAGAAAGAAACCCATGAGATATTCACTTCCTTCCCTATCATCTAGAATAAAAGCTATATTTTGTTGAactttttcatcatctcatcATTTGTAAcaccatttttcttcaaacataaaaatatttttatatttttctattattgcGTCGTAAAATTTTGCACCTCGCACCTAAGGCCTACAGGCAATTTGCATCAGTGCACCGTGAGTTTCAGAAAAACATTGGTTTTGAAAGTCCTAGCCTTTTCTAAAAACCCAAGAAGACAACCAAACATTTTCCCAGTAGGCCAGTAGTTCAAGTCTCGAAAGTCTACCCATCCAAAGGTTAGACCAATCATTTGCCAAATAGTGCAATTGATCCTTAGACCAACAATacgatttaaaaaatgaaaaaaatattaaaaagaatgttCCATATAAAACTCCAAATCTACTGACCAACCAAGTCTAACTGtgactaacaaaaaaatacttaCCTATTTGTCTCCAAGCAAGCCAAGGAATCTATTTGGTCAAATAAGTCTTTTGCATCACCAGGAATTCCAATGCCAAGGAAGAATTTTGCCAGACCAAAAATTGTATCCCCAGGAAGCTGCAGATGAAAAccaaattgttatatattaaattaaggaACCAGAATACAAATTTATGTCTGCACTCACATTTAAGCTTCCAGAAGTAACAGAAGTAAATGCTGTCAACCCTCGGACAACTGAAGATGTGGTTGCAAGAGGCCCATGATGTTCGTATGCATCAACAACTTTTTCCTCAAAATATAAAGCTCCATCATCTGAAAGACAAAGACTTCAACAAATTAACTATGCAGAGTAGTTAGCCAACAATAAAAAAGGTGCAGATATTAAGAAGGAAGTTCCCAATTTGGATTATAATCTTACTCCGAATATGCACAGAGACAGAAAAGCAGCATGTTATTGAGTTCTACaacaattgaaatttgaaggaaaCAGTAACTAGACAAAATCCTTCCAACTTCAATTTatacaatcatttttatattaccAGAGATTTCAAGTCCGTACGTTTCATGGGGCCCacagaagaaaaacaataaaatctttaaagGGCTCATTTCTCTTTGGCATTGATGGCGagcaattttgtaattatcccCACAAGTCCACTTTTGCACTAGAGTTgcattttttttggtttcccTCCCCTTTTTGGGCTTTATTTGTGTACGcacttgttttttattttcacagAGAAGTTCAGTTATtcacttaaataaataaatttatacaaatattcaAGGGGAAAAACCCCCAAAGATTCGAGGCTTGGACTACCTAATAAGCAAAGGTAAAGTtagtgaaaattaattttgtcacCAAGAATGTGACAGTTTCCTGAAATAATTTGTGGTTTTTGAAAGATTCTATTGCTGGCGGGCCCatgatttcttaaattttcatgacCCTCCTCTGTTTCTGGTTgtttagtttatgtttaatttctttcatttgctTTAAAGAAAGCtgtaataaaaatagtaaatcaACATCAGGCTTTTAAAGATTCAACTAGATAGAACATACAGCAAACAAGTTGGTGTATAGtttcaaaaggaaaacaaagaTTGCATGGTTGGATGCCAAATTCTATAGAAGATATTTAATGGCAGCTGCAAactaaagaaattataaaacttttcaatataAGTTAACAGATCAAGTGGAGGCTAAAAAGGGCTAAATTCAATGCTTCTCTGCTTCCACTTTTCTACTGGGCAAGTACATGGAACAGACCCGGACCATCCACCCGTACTCCAAGATCAAATGGAACAGTAATAATTCAAGATGAAGGTGACAAATTGCACAAGcttttcaataaaatccaGGTCCGAATAATGGAGGCGAAAGCTTACCATATTTCTCAATACTGTCAAAGAGTTTCAATATATCATTCTTTACCGTATCaatctacaaaaaaaagatacatacaaatatgaaattggcAAGCTAAAAGGTAACTACAGTTTGAAACTGACAAAAAGCAGTAAAAGCAGTAGAATTAGAATACGAAcatgataaaacaaaaatagtcaCAAAGTCTATAGTCATAACAAGCGAACCAGAAGATGACAACATGTTTGGTGACTAtgacttcaaattttggttcCTTTAGGGGTGATCATCGGTCGATCAAAGTTGGTTTTTCTTACAAAACCGCCACCAAACAAACCATAGTCGatttagtaaatgttcaaactGACCTCGACCCTCGACATCGATGAGTAGGGTTGGTCGGTTTTTGTCAGGTTGGTTTAACGCTTGAAATACTTTTTGGAAATTTTCGATTTGAAACTTTCCGAAACCGACCCCCTCATTTTCCGACCGACTGACTTAGGTTGGGTCAATCGACTCGGTTTTTCGTCTTTCATGTTCATCCCTAGTTTCCTTTAATAAAAGACTTCATATTAGGAAGTAACTCGTCTTCAtgtatttcaaaatcacttaaGGTCACAGAAGAAGTGAAGACATAGTCTAACTACAAAATTAAGACCATCAAAAGGATACTACAGACTGGGGGAACCAGGACCAAGCATCTTCTAAATGTCAGATAGTCAGGAAATTGCATAACAATTCCCAAGCGgctacattttaaatttttaaagacAATTGGCAGTTCGCAATAATAAACAACCAATTAGCCAccattctttccttttatttttatttttttgttctaatgaGAAacacaactttcattgagaaagaatgaaaaaatacaTGAGCATACAAAAACCAAGCCCACAAAAAGAAGGAATCCCACCATAAGAAGGGACTCCAACTAGACAAAATCATGTTCATAGGATAGTTACAAAAGATTTTCGTACAAAGACCAATGGGAAACATGAAGGCGAACAAGAGACCATAAACCTTTATTCCCATTATCAAAACCCCTGTAGAACCTACTATTCCTCTCATCCCAAAGCACCCACAGAATAGCACTGATGCTAGCACACCAGAGAAAGCGGTCTTTCTCCCCAAACGACAGATTGAGGAGGTACACCTTGATCATATCTCTAACAACTCTGTAAAGAGAAAACGGAGTGAAGTTCTTGATTTCAAAAATGCTTTTGTCATTCCAAAAAGTCTTTAAGAAAGCTCTCATAATCACACAATGATTTTTCACTGTCCCTTAAAGAGTGACCACTTGGGAAGAAGTGGAGAAGGCTTGATATCTCTGTGACTCCAAACAGTCTATCCAAAGGCGTTGTTTTGTGTGATGAACTTTCAAGGTATTTTATGATCTTTTTAGTCCTTTCAAAActcctcattttttttctattccaTCCAGTAAGAGTGACAAACGAATTCAATCACCATTTTTGTCAAACCTTCATTTGGTTAGGCTTTTTAATGAAAACTTTACTAGTTTActtctttgttctttgaaAAGCTCGAGCAACAATCACCCATTAAGTTTTAAGATGATTAACCAAGATAAAGAGATCCACTAGATGGTTTACACTTGATCTTGGCCAAAAGGCTGAGAAAGGTATGAGATCCACTAGCTGGATTATGGATTAGAACCAATCTCTGTAAATCTAGTTCATTTGCCTTTCTATGCATTGTGACAAACAAGGGAGAAGGTTTTTTGGTTGATGTTGATGGATCACTTGATGAAGTTCAAACTTCCAATCCCTGAGTTGGTAATGTTTCAAGGATTGAGGtgttgaaaaggaaagaagtgGGAGGGACAGGGTGAGAGTGCATTGTCCTATTCTTCTCTCAAAAGGAGTTCACCCGACTCTTCTTAATGCAACTCTATCCACTCAGCCCATTTATTATTTACCCCTCTTACATGCCCGCACAAAAATCATTGATGGATTTGACACTTTTTCAGTAATTTTTATGGACTGGCCACAGAGACAGAAACTTAACTCACCTATTGAGCTAGGACTGCCTCAAGAAACCTTTGAAGGTTGGAGGGTTGAGAATCATCGACATCAATCAGCACACCAATGCCCTCCTTGCCAAATGGCTTTGGCGTTTTTACCTAAAAAAGGAAACTCTTTGCGTAAATTGAAAGGCAAAATATGATTAACATTTTGATCTTAAGGCATCAGCTGGAAGAATTTCATCATCTAGAAGCCCTTGGAAATACATTCTACAGCAAAAAGACCTTGTATACGAAAATATTCACTATAGCATCATTCTGGAACGACATTTGGTTCGGTCAATCCCCTCTCAACAGATCTTTCCTAAGCTCTTTCATTTGACTGGCACTAAAGATGCTTCTGTGAAGGAAGTCTAGAATTCTGATCAATGCATATGAAGGATGAACTTCAGAAGACTCTTAAAGGATGATGAAATTCTTGAATGGGCTGCTGCACTCACCCATCTCCTCCTTAATCTGCCCCTTACTGACCGTGAAGATGCATGGTCATGGAAGCTAGAGCCTAAAAGTTTCTCCACCAAATCAATATTATACACTCATCTCACCAACTAGCATGCTATTTCAAACTGACAATTTATTCAAGATGTTTGGAGATGCTCCTGTCCAAAAAGAGTGAAATTCCTCATTTGGGAAGTGACACACTCTTGTCTTAATACAATGAATAGGCTTCAAAAGCACGGCCCTTGGATCAACCTCACTCCATCATAGCCTCTGCCAAAAGAACAGTGAATTTGTACaagtatttttttactatcttTTCTCTGGAGAGATATGGTTCGAGATTCTTGAGGCGTTTAACTGGTCGGTTGTTCTCCCCCATGATATACAAAGTTGGCTTCATTTGCTGATATGTTACCACCCTTAAAAAGCATCAAAGGGGCATTTATAGTTAAGCATTATCGGTGGTGTTTAGTGGAAGATTTGGAACGAAAGGAATTCAAGCATTTCCAAGGAAAATATAGAATAACAAAGGACATTATTGGCAACAGTATTCATTCAGCTTTCTATTGGTGTATTGATATACCAGCCTATATAACCATAGCTTTTCCTTTCTCATTGCTAAttggaaacatttttttttcttttgtatacCGTTTGATTGAAGCCATGCTGCCCCATCATATCtttgaatatttcattcaatcaaTGAAATCGtatcttatccaaaaaaaaaagagcttcctcaaatttttcaaaatcccAAATTGAGATCTAGGTTTAATAATAACTATAATCGTGACTAGTCACActagtaaaagaaaaggtatgAGAAATTTTTCACAAGAAAGGAACGTAAGATTTCAGAGCTAAACAGCAATATGACAGAAAAGAAGAGGTGAGAGTACCATATTTTGATCAATGTCCGATGATGCTAATGACACAACACCAGCAAGGGATTCAAGTGCCAATCCTATAGAGTTATATAGCGTAAATAacaaagttatattttattcaagtGCTAATAAAAGCTATATGGCTTAAGCTACAAAGTTTAAGCCATCTAGactcaaataaaaagaaataaaaccaaacaaaaaacaaaaaacaagaacaaaagcaaataacaaacaacaaatacaTCAATACAAGGCAACGAAGTATCAAGCAACTGAAAATTTTTAACTTATCACTTAAAATGATAACCAGGCATGATATAAAAAGAATGTACAATTATTCATAATCTAAGTTCCCACAAATCTCACTTTCACAAATTTCtggaatttaataaattattttaaaattttcagaaAGAAGCAAGGAActtccttgagagagagatTCTAAATTTTCATACAAGTTGCAAATTTGGATAGgatatacaattttaaaatactagCCTAGAATACATGCATACCTCCCAAAAAAGCTCAGTCATGGTAAGTGATAAACAATTACACCTCCCACTTGTTTAGCaattaagaaaagagaaatggtTCTTGTTGTCAAATTCATTAGTGTTGACGCttgtaaattataataatgtttaaGATTAAACTTCATGGGAGAAAGGTATTGCGTACTACTGCCCTAGTCATGAAAATGTAACTATTCCTTTGCAACTATACTTCACATAGGATTTTCATCACTACCCCAAACACACATTAAAGTACACAGTCATTTCTAGAatgattattttcttaaactcCATCTAACCGTCTAAGTTAAAATGGCAACTAAGATGACaagtaatattatttttaaaatattggatAAGAAGAGAAATTATGCTTTTGTCTTTCGGTTATCCTAATACAATGAGAAAACTAAGAAGCTTCACTGTTGCATTAAAGAGTTATTATCACTATTTACAATAGCATACAAACAAGAAtgtcaaaagaaattttttaattatgatagGTGAAGAATTATGGACGAATTAGTACCAGCAGCATAAGTACTAGACTCAGGATTATTAGAACTATACCGCCACCTTCCATCACTTTGGCTCAATGCCTGCAAATTATGCACGAAGTAGACTGAAGGGTAAACAATATGGATACTTTTCGGTAAGCACAATACAgttaatagtaaaaaaatggGATAAGGTAAAATATCTACATATGATTTCTAGATGATATTTAATCTAATCTACAGAGCTTGATGcagttttaattattatttttagttcaaaaCAACTTCTCATCAATATAAGGAAAAGCAAAATGTAAGCCCCAAATGGAAACTAGATTTTCGGACTTTCCTATTCCtagcctatatatatattccatttcTCCAATGCTGAAAACCTAACATAAACTAACCTTGATCGACTGAAAAGTACCATCAGCGTCATTAAGTGATAGATCAATTCCAGAACTTCGTTCCTgcaaataatgaaagaaaattactaAATCCAAAGATCAAAATGGAATTAAGGATATACACCTGTAAGAATTTGCAAGTCTTCTCATCACATCATTCATTGGGTAATAAGAACTTTAAACAGttcatatttgaattttaaatcatcataaaaaataagaagaaatgcAATGTGTTGTCATGTTACCTTCAGAAGTAACAAACTTCCTATAGAGTAGTAGAAGTCAAACAGTGATCGCGCATCATTTAGAGCAGTTGTAAGTCTTGAAGTAATGCTCttcacaaaatcaaaagaaaaaatcacatcATGAACATGGATCACAACCAATGACATAAGAGTTGTTTGGAAGTCATGCATAGAGAtagaaaagaacaataaataattCCTTGGCCTAAAATATAGGATGggttttataacaaaaattggtAGAAAAGAATGCAAGTACTTAGCCATTTTCATGTGTTTTTTCTTGGTATTGCCCacgaaaaatgagaaaaatatgtCATTCTCAGTCACCTTGTTTGATTCGGAAAGCTAAAGCCCTAGAAAGATGAAggatttcttttacatttcttCCTTCAAAAAACTGAATACTGGTTGCAAACTTGCATGATCCAAATAATGTTTCACTACACCTTCATTTCCAACTGGTGTCTTCTGTGCAAATCAAATTTAGAGGATCAAGCCCACTTATTCCAATGTGATGTGGTGCTTCCCTAGCAGGCCTTGAAGCTCTGCATCAAGTTCTTGTTATTCCGGTTTTTAAAGGGCATACTAGAACTCCATGGTCTAA
This genomic interval carries:
- the LOC101216794 gene encoding dolichyl-diphosphooligosaccharide--protein glycosyltransferase subunit 2 — its product is MARNLVPFLVLLFWISICQAANIFQPISDSHRYAALELFRPTDGVFGSLEETHEALKTFDILGIQEKPDINAATCKSVSEVLGSSAVLKDLFYALRVNDVLKCDIKEETFESITSRLTTALNDARSLFDFYYSIGSLLLLKERSSGIDLSLNDADGTFQSIKALSQSDGRWRYSSNNPESSTYAAGLALESLAGVVSLASSDIDQNMIDTVKNDILKLFDSIEKYDDGALYFEEKVVDAYEHHGPLATTSSVVRGLTAFTSVTSGSLNLPGDTIFGLAKFFLGIGIPGDAKDLFDQIDSLACLETNRFSIPLILSLPATVLSLTKEDKLKVSMNTVLGSAAPPLTVKIVKAFLSGSKDTSIISSQELKFDPLSGLHILDAFPKTFDVGNYVFVFEVVLHDSEHMDKYATGGKIQVPIYISGVVKIENAEIAVLDSDLGSVETQKKLDLVGESVVSLSANHLQKLRLLFQLATPQGHGFKPHQAFLKLRHESGVEHIFVVNGSGKKFELILDFLGLVEKFFYLSGQYDIQLTVGDAVMENSFLRVIGHIDLDLPEAPEKAARPPLQPVDLYTRYGPKAEISHIFRAPEKRPPKELSLTFLGLTFLPFLGFLVGLLRLGVNLKNFPTSTVPATFAFLFHLSIAAVILLYTFFWLKLDLFTTLKAVGILGILLVFLGHRTLSHLASTSAKLKSA